In a genomic window of Sulfurisphaera tokodaii str. 7:
- the fdhF gene encoding formate dehydrogenase subunit alpha: MIVKLNGNEISLKESNITILDLLRENNIYISHICYNEGLVPIQSCDTCLVEVNGKLVRACSTKVTDGMSIVTHSERAVNARKKAVERILKYHKLYCTVCENNNGDCPLHEAVIKLGINSQQYIEKPYPIDDSGPFYVYNPSQCILCGRCVEACQDFAVNEVIWINWDLNPPRVVWDNGNPIGNSSCVNCGTCVTVCPVNALMEKSMLGEAGYFTWLNPEVKKKIIDSIGKVEDNFNLLMQISEIEAKARSSQIKKTKTVCIYCGVGCSFEVWTKGRKILKVEPKPESPANGILTCVKGKFGWDFVNSPERLTKPLIREGDHFREASWEEAINYIARRLKEIREKYGPDSIGFIASDKMTNEEAYLLQKLARAVIGTNNVDNSARYCQAPATIGLWRTVGIGGDSGTFKDIENADLIVIVGHNTTESHPVAGSKIKRAKKIRGAKLVVIDVRKHEIADWADLFIKPKPGTDAAVLAAVAKYIIDQGWEDKEFISKRVKGFEEFKESIKGFTLDYVESVTGVPRDQIIKLAEMIHSAKSVAILWGMGVTQHLGGGDTSTIISDLLLITGNYGKPGSGAFPMRGHNNVQGVSDFGCLPNYFPGYQKFDDVTFEKFEEAWRVKLNRKPGLQIPQMIEGVLEGKIHALYIVGEDTVMVDCGTPLTKKALEEVDFLVVQDMFLTETAKLADVVLPAAASLEKEGTFVNTERRIQRIYKAFDPLGESKPDWEIIQMIANALGANWNYSSPAEIMEEIRRLCPIFAGVTYDRLEGFKSLVWPVNEDGTDTPLLYVNAFATPDGKAMLYPLEWKPPQLQDDVHKITVNTGRVLEHFHVGNMTRRVEGLRRKVPETFIEISKELAQKYSIKTGDLILVKSKFGGEIKGRALVSERVQGDEIFIPLYASDPSKGVNNLTGNVIDKVTGTPAYKDTPVVIEKISEGNETPLPKDNWRFHINERKRQFGIEVEKKWKREEFKPLTD; encoded by the coding sequence GTGATTGTAAAGTTAAATGGTAATGAGATTAGTTTAAAGGAATCTAATATCACCATATTAGATCTCCTCAGAGAAAATAATATCTATATATCACATATATGCTATAATGAAGGATTAGTACCAATACAAAGTTGTGATACATGCTTAGTAGAGGTTAATGGAAAACTTGTAAGAGCTTGTAGTACAAAAGTAACTGATGGAATGAGTATTGTTACACATAGTGAAAGAGCTGTAAATGCAAGAAAGAAAGCAGTCGAAAGAATACTCAAATATCATAAATTGTATTGTACAGTCTGTGAAAATAATAACGGTGATTGTCCTCTTCATGAAGCTGTAATTAAATTAGGAATAAATTCTCAGCAATACATAGAAAAGCCATATCCAATTGATGACTCTGGACCATTTTACGTATATAATCCCTCACAATGTATTCTTTGTGGTAGGTGCGTTGAAGCTTGCCAAGATTTTGCTGTTAATGAAGTAATTTGGATAAATTGGGACTTAAATCCACCAAGAGTAGTTTGGGATAATGGGAATCCTATAGGTAACTCCTCTTGTGTAAATTGTGGAACTTGTGTCACAGTATGTCCAGTAAATGCATTAATGGAGAAATCTATGTTAGGAGAAGCAGGATATTTCACCTGGCTAAACCCAGAAGTAAAGAAGAAAATAATAGATTCTATTGGTAAAGTTGAAGATAATTTTAATCTACTAATGCAAATTAGTGAAATTGAAGCTAAAGCTAGATCTTCACAAATAAAGAAAACAAAGACTGTGTGTATTTACTGTGGTGTTGGTTGTTCTTTTGAAGTTTGGACTAAAGGAAGGAAAATACTTAAAGTAGAACCTAAACCAGAATCTCCAGCCAATGGTATTTTAACATGTGTTAAGGGCAAATTCGGTTGGGATTTCGTTAATAGCCCAGAAAGACTCACTAAACCTCTCATTAGAGAAGGTGACCATTTTAGAGAAGCAAGTTGGGAAGAAGCGATAAATTACATAGCAAGAAGATTAAAGGAAATAAGAGAGAAGTACGGACCAGATTCTATTGGTTTTATAGCATCTGATAAGATGACTAATGAAGAAGCTTATTTATTACAAAAACTAGCTAGGGCAGTAATAGGAACTAATAATGTTGATAATTCGGCTAGATATTGTCAAGCTCCAGCTACCATTGGGCTTTGGAGAACTGTTGGAATAGGTGGAGATTCTGGTACTTTTAAGGATATTGAAAATGCTGACTTGATAGTTATTGTAGGGCATAATACAACAGAAAGTCATCCTGTAGCTGGAAGTAAGATTAAGAGAGCTAAGAAGATTAGAGGGGCAAAATTGGTAGTTATCGACGTTAGAAAACATGAGATTGCTGATTGGGCTGATTTATTCATTAAACCAAAACCCGGAACGGATGCTGCTGTTTTAGCTGCTGTTGCTAAGTATATAATTGATCAAGGATGGGAGGATAAGGAATTTATTAGTAAAAGGGTGAAGGGGTTTGAAGAGTTTAAAGAGTCTATTAAAGGCTTTACTCTAGATTATGTTGAAAGCGTTACTGGAGTTCCTAGAGATCAAATAATTAAATTAGCTGAAATGATACATTCAGCTAAAAGTGTAGCAATACTTTGGGGTATGGGAGTTACTCAACATCTTGGGGGTGGAGATACATCAACTATAATCTCAGACCTTCTATTAATAACTGGTAATTATGGTAAACCGGGTAGTGGAGCTTTCCCAATGAGAGGGCACAATAATGTTCAAGGTGTAAGTGATTTCGGATGCTTGCCTAATTATTTCCCAGGCTACCAGAAATTTGATGATGTTACTTTTGAGAAATTTGAAGAAGCTTGGAGGGTAAAATTAAACAGAAAGCCTGGATTACAGATACCGCAGATGATTGAGGGAGTGCTTGAGGGTAAAATACACGCGCTATATATTGTAGGAGAAGATACAGTAATGGTAGATTGTGGTACTCCATTAACTAAGAAAGCGTTAGAAGAAGTTGACTTTCTAGTAGTGCAAGATATGTTCCTTACTGAGACTGCAAAATTAGCTGACGTTGTGTTACCTGCAGCTGCTTCACTAGAAAAGGAAGGTACTTTTGTTAATACAGAAAGAAGAATACAAAGAATATACAAGGCTTTTGATCCATTAGGTGAGTCAAAACCAGATTGGGAAATAATTCAAATGATTGCTAACGCTTTAGGAGCAAATTGGAACTATTCGTCACCAGCTGAAATAATGGAGGAAATAAGAAGATTATGCCCAATTTTCGCTGGTGTAACATATGATAGACTTGAAGGTTTTAAGAGTCTAGTATGGCCAGTTAATGAAGATGGAACTGATACGCCGTTGTTGTATGTTAATGCTTTCGCAACTCCAGATGGTAAAGCAATGCTATATCCGTTAGAATGGAAACCACCACAATTACAAGATGATGTGCATAAGATTACAGTAAATACTGGAAGAGTCCTTGAACATTTCCACGTAGGCAATATGACTAGAAGAGTAGAGGGCTTAAGGAGAAAAGTACCTGAGACTTTCATAGAAATATCAAAAGAACTAGCGCAAAAATACTCAATAAAAACTGGAGATTTAATACTTGTCAAATCTAAATTCGGAGGAGAGATTAAGGGTAGAGCTTTAGTAAGCGAAAGGGTTCAGGGGGATGAAATATTCATTCCACTTTATGCTTCAGACCCGTCAAAAGGAGTTAATAATCTAACCGGGAATGTAATAGATAAGGTGACTGGTACTCCGGCATATAAGGATACACCAGTTGTTATTGAAAAAATATCTGAAGGGAATGAGACACCATTACCAAAAGATAATTGGAGATTCCACATTAATGAAAGAAAGAGACAATTTGGAATAGAGGTGGAGAAAAAATGGAAGAGGGAAGAATTCAAACCATTGACGGACTAA
- a CDS encoding DUF1641 domain-containing protein, protein MEEGRIQTIDGLIEELIKNQEAINNFLRLLKGLQKSGILPFLVGVVENIDQNLEFMVEENNNLIRNLNLIYAILNGKEETGEIHMADIIRMLNDPDVRKGVYLVLKILKAIGSASKEG, encoded by the coding sequence ATGGAAGAGGGAAGAATTCAAACCATTGACGGACTAATTGAGGAATTAATAAAAAACCAAGAGGCAATCAATAACTTCCTTAGATTACTAAAGGGACTTCAAAAATCTGGCATATTACCATTCCTTGTTGGAGTAGTAGAAAATATAGATCAAAATCTGGAATTTATGGTAGAAGAGAATAATAACTTAATAAGAAATCTGAACTTAATTTATGCTATACTAAATGGCAAAGAAGAAACTGGCGAGATACATATGGCAGATATAATAAGGATGTTAAATGATCCAGATGTTAGAAAGGGGGTATATCTTGTACTAAAGATTCTTAAGGCGATTGGAAGTGCAAGTAAAGAGGGTTAA